One genomic segment of Arachis duranensis cultivar V14167 chromosome 4, aradu.V14167.gnm2.J7QH, whole genome shotgun sequence includes these proteins:
- the LOC107484640 gene encoding RCC1 domain-containing protein RUG3, mitochondrial, protein MAVITRRIATLTHRYFSSFSTAKKVPLLYAFNENDTTSNQNDAATLQLLSWGRGGSGQLGGGIEEIRLYPAPVANLVVPKNSFALSPTPGRILDKPAASAGDSAKKKNKKNKKEEVVEVGISCGLFHSSLVVDGSLLVWGKGDGGRLGFGHENPLFVPSLNPHLDSVRSVALGGLHSAALTSAGEVFTWGYGGFGALGHSVYTRELFPRLVRGSWEGAIQHIATSGTHTAAVTESGELYIWGRDEGDGRLGLGPGRGPDHAGGLSIPSKVKELPVPIAAVSCGGFFTMALTVDGQLWNWGANSNYELGRGDKIGGWKPKPIPSLENVRIIQIASGGYHSLALTDDGNVLSWGHGGHGQLGHGSLHSQKIPTVVEALGEDHIIYISCGASSAAAVTDTGKLYMWGNGTDSQLGVPGKPAVQPSPIEVNFLMEDDGMGPHKVLSVANGATHSMCLVLRGSS, encoded by the exons ATGGCTGTGATCACCCGCCGAATCGCTACTCTTACTCACCGCTACTTCTCCTCTTTCTCAACTGCCAAAAAAGTTCCCCTTCTCTATGCCTTCAACGAAAATGACACTACTTCTAACCAAAACGACGCCGCAACACTCCAGCTTCTTTCTTGGGGCAGAGGCGGTTCGGGCCAACTTGGCGGCGGAATTGAAGAAATCCGCCTCTACCCTGCCCCGGTCGCGAACCTTGTCGTCCCTAAAAACTCCTTTGCCCTGTCCCCAACCCCCGGCCGCATTCTGGACAAACCGGCCGCCTCCGCTGGCGACAgcgcgaagaagaagaataagaagaataagaaggaaGAGGTTGTTGAAGTTGGCATCTCATGTGGCCTTTTTCACTCTTCTTTGGTTGTTGATGGGTCCTTGTTGGTTTGGGGCAAAGGTGATGGTGGAAGGTTGGGTTTTGGACATGAGAATCCCTTGTTTGTTCCTTCATTGAATCCACATCTTGATAGCGTTCGCTCTGTAGCCCTTGGTGGCCTGCATTCGGCAGCGCTGACCTCTGCCGGCGAGGTTTTCACATG GGGTTATGGTGGTTTTGGTGCACTTGGACATTCGGTATATACTAGAGAACTATTTCCTAGGTTGGTAAGGGGCTCCTGGGAGGGAGCTATACAACACATTGCTACCAGTGGAACACACACTGCAGCAGTCACAGAATCAG GGGAGCTTTATATTTGGGGTCGAGATGAAGGGGATGGTCGGTTGGGCCTTGGTCCAGGCCGAGGCCCAGATCATGCTGGGGGATTGAGTATCCCTTCGAAAGTAAAGGAATTACCTGTGCCCATTGCTGCCGTTTCCTGTGGGGGATTTTTCACAATGGCATTGACAGTTGATGGACAATTGTGGAACTGGGGAG CCAATTCTAACTATGAACTTGGGAGAGGGGATAAGATTGGTGGTTGGAAACCAAAACCAATACCTAGCCTTGAGAATGTCCGAATCATTCAAATTGCAAGTGGAGGATATCACTCCTTAGCATTAACTG ATGATGGCAACGTTCTTTCCTGGGGACATGGCGGACATGGTCAGTTGGGTCATGGATCTTTGCATAGTCAGAAGATACCAACAGTAGTTGAGGCTTTAGGTGAagatcatattatatatatttcgtGTGGGGCTTCTTCAGCAGCAGCTGTGACAG ATACAGGGAAGCTTTACATGTGGGGAAACGGCACTGATTCTCAGTTGGGAGTTCCTGGGAAACCTGCAGTACAACCAAGCCCTATTGAAGTTAACTTCTTAATGGAAGATGATGGAATGGGACCCCACAAAGTTCTATCAGTTGCAAATGGTGCAACCCATTCCATGTGTTTAGTTTTGAGGGGAAGTTCTTGA
- the LOC107484635 gene encoding uncharacterized protein LOC107484635 translates to MFKRGIVSLSMFSSNSTMLVGLYRPRRRLRRRRGSSVRLGNKRRGFCLASRPVVQWGVMAPLRMLKKIIMEITPKENWIEAYCWSLPLLRPQLFPLC, encoded by the coding sequence ATGTTCAAGAGAGGCATTGTTTCCCTATCAATGTTCTCATCTAACTCTACAATGTTGGTTGGATTGTACCGTCCAAGGAGACGGCTTCGGCGGAGGAGAGGCAGCAGTGTCCGGTTAGGGAACAAGCGGCGAGGGTTTTGTCTTGCCTCGCGGCCGGTGGTTCAATGGGGTGTCATGGCTCCACTTCGGATGTTAAAGAAGATTATCATGGAAATTACACCAAAAGAGAACTGGATAGAGGCTTATTGTTGGTCTCTTCCTTTGCTTCGTCCCCAACTATTTCCCCTTTGTTGA